The Acidimicrobiales bacterium genome window below encodes:
- a CDS encoding SRPBCC family protein yields MTLGAITPDGDTRTVRFERRYPVPREEVWAALTEPDRLAQWLTEATFEPREGGRVAFDFGDGGTCTGTVLVWDPPAVLEYGWDFPDESRSVVRWELAEDGDGGGTAVTLVHRLLGPATAVGYGAGWHAHLDQLEAHVTGGGDVDWAARYQALRPAYEALGAG; encoded by the coding sequence ATGACCCTCGGCGCCATCACCCCGGACGGCGACACCCGGACCGTGCGCTTCGAGCGCCGCTACCCCGTGCCGAGAGAGGAGGTGTGGGCCGCGCTCACCGAGCCCGACCGGCTGGCGCAGTGGCTCACCGAGGCGACGTTCGAGCCTCGGGAGGGCGGCCGGGTGGCGTTCGACTTCGGCGACGGCGGCACCTGCACGGGGACGGTGCTCGTGTGGGACCCGCCGGCCGTGCTCGAGTACGGGTGGGACTTCCCCGACGAGTCCCGCTCCGTGGTCCGCTGGGAGCTGGCCGAGGACGGGGACGGGGGCGGGACGGCCGTCACCCTCGTGCACCGCCTGCTCGGGCCGGCGACGGCCGTCGGCTACGGGGCCGGCTGGCACGCCCACCTCGACCAGCTCGAGGCCCACGTCACCGGCGGGGGCGACGTGGACTGGGCGGCCCGCTACCAGGCCCTCCGCCCGGCCTACGAGGCGCTCGGGGCCGGGTAG
- a CDS encoding DUF6229 family protein, translating into MPTLEMTEEIVARWRSEAGDDNPAGPLFSGRYAEVELAEPMAAATLRCETFGQCGTACTGSYPNQCC; encoded by the coding sequence ATGCCGACCCTCGAGATGACCGAGGAGATCGTGGCCCGCTGGCGGAGCGAGGCCGGCGACGACAACCCCGCCGGCCCCCTGTTCAGCGGCCGGTACGCCGAGGTCGAGCTCGCCGAGCCGATGGCGGCGGCCACGCTGCGGTGCGAGACGTTCGGCCAGTGCGGGACCGCCTGTACGGGGTCCTACCCGAACCAGTGCTGCTGA
- a CDS encoding KH domain-containing protein — protein MTDSGAPVDLDDELDDDYDDEDAGNRVPAATAQAVLEYLAKAVVDDPDAVRVDVVETRRGLSLEVHVSPSDMGRVIGKRGRIANAIRTVVRAAAVRDGVDVDVEFVD, from the coding sequence GTGACCGACAGCGGCGCGCCCGTCGACCTCGACGACGAGCTGGACGACGACTACGACGACGAGGACGCCGGCAACCGGGTCCCCGCGGCGACCGCCCAGGCGGTGCTCGAGTACCTGGCCAAGGCCGTCGTCGACGACCCCGACGCCGTGCGGGTCGACGTGGTCGAGACCCGGAGGGGCCTGAGCCTCGAGGTGCACGTGAGCCCGTCCGACATGGGCCGCGTCATCGGCAAGCGGGGCCGGATCGCCAACGCCATCCGCACCGTCGTGCGCGCCGCCGCCGTGCGGGACGGCGTCGACGTCGACGTGGAGTTCGTCGACTAG
- the rimM gene encoding ribosome maturation factor RimM (Essential for efficient processing of 16S rRNA), translating to MLEVGRVVKPHGIRGEVVVDLVTDRHERLDAGSVLDADGTALEVESARPHQRRWIVRFAGVVDREGADRLRGAVLRAEPIDDPGALWVHELIGARVRDLGGRDLGLVTAVEANPASDLLVLESGALVPLTFLVSRIGADLVVDLPEGLLDDG from the coding sequence GTGCTCGAGGTCGGCCGGGTCGTCAAGCCCCACGGCATCCGGGGCGAGGTCGTCGTCGACCTCGTCACCGACCGCCACGAGCGGCTCGACGCCGGGTCGGTGCTCGACGCCGACGGCACCGCCCTCGAGGTCGAGTCGGCCCGGCCCCACCAGCGCCGGTGGATCGTGCGCTTCGCCGGCGTGGTCGACCGCGAGGGCGCCGACCGGCTCCGGGGTGCCGTCCTGCGGGCCGAGCCGATCGACGACCCCGGCGCCCTGTGGGTCCACGAGCTGATCGGGGCCCGGGTGCGCGACCTCGGCGGCCGCGACCTCGGTCTCGTCACCGCCGTCGAGGCCAACCCGGCGAGCGACCTGCTCGTGCTGGAGTCCGGCGCGCTCGTCCCCCTCACGTTCCTCGTGAGCCGGATCGGCGCCGACCTCGTCGTGGACCTGCCCGAGGGGCTCCTCGACGACGGGTAG
- the ffh gene encoding signal recognition particle protein: MFEALSDRFDGIFRRLRGRGRLSDDDVDEILREIRLALLEADVNFRVARGIVARIRERAVGMELSKSLTPGQQVIKLVHEELVGALGGETLRIRYASRPPTVVLMAGLQGSGKTTNSAKLARWFKQQGRNPLLIGADLQRPAAVEQLRTLGRQVDVPVFSEPGDPVTTAGAGVAEARRLGRDVAIVDTAGRLAVDAEMMDQVRRISEAVSPDYTFLVVDAMTGQDAVTVAESFHATLELDGVILTKLDGDARGGAALSVKEVVGRPIAFASVGEKLADFEQFHPDRMAGRILGMGDVLTLIERAEEAYDKEEAEAAAAKLFEGQFTFDDFLEQMQQIKKMGPLQQLVGMLPGVPKELRNAEIDERELARIEAIIHSMTREERANPAIIDGSRRTRIANGSGTNPSDVNQLLKQFKEMQRLMKRFGGMGTKKQRKGRKGGRVPLEVPGR; the protein is encoded by the coding sequence ATGTTCGAGGCGCTCTCCGACCGGTTCGACGGGATCTTCCGACGCCTGCGCGGCCGCGGTCGCCTGAGCGACGACGACGTCGACGAGATCCTTCGCGAGATCCGCCTCGCCCTGCTCGAGGCCGACGTCAACTTCCGGGTGGCGCGCGGGATCGTCGCCCGCATCCGGGAGCGGGCCGTCGGGATGGAGCTCTCGAAGAGCCTCACCCCCGGCCAGCAGGTCATCAAGCTCGTCCACGAGGAGCTGGTCGGCGCCCTCGGCGGCGAGACGCTGCGGATCAGGTACGCCTCCCGGCCGCCCACCGTGGTCCTCATGGCCGGGCTCCAGGGCTCGGGCAAGACCACCAACTCGGCCAAGCTGGCCCGCTGGTTCAAGCAGCAGGGCCGCAACCCGCTTCTGATCGGGGCCGACCTCCAGCGCCCCGCCGCCGTCGAGCAGCTGCGCACGCTCGGTCGCCAGGTCGACGTCCCGGTGTTCAGCGAGCCGGGCGACCCCGTGACCACCGCCGGGGCCGGCGTGGCCGAGGCCCGCCGCCTCGGTCGCGACGTCGCCATCGTCGACACGGCCGGCCGCCTCGCCGTCGACGCGGAGATGATGGACCAGGTCCGGCGCATCTCCGAGGCCGTCTCGCCGGACTACACGTTCCTCGTCGTCGACGCCATGACCGGCCAGGACGCCGTCACCGTGGCCGAGTCCTTCCACGCCACCCTCGAGCTCGACGGCGTCATCCTCACCAAGCTCGACGGCGACGCCCGAGGCGGCGCCGCCCTCTCGGTGAAGGAGGTCGTCGGCCGGCCCATCGCCTTCGCCTCGGTCGGCGAGAAGCTGGCCGACTTCGAGCAGTTCCACCCGGACCGCATGGCCGGGCGGATCCTCGGCATGGGCGACGTGCTCACGCTCATCGAGCGGGCCGAGGAGGCCTACGACAAGGAAGAGGCCGAGGCGGCGGCGGCCAAGCTGTTCGAGGGGCAGTTCACCTTCGACGACTTCCTCGAGCAGATGCAGCAGATCAAGAAGATGGGGCCGCTCCAGCAGCTGGTGGGCATGCTGCCCGGCGTCCCCAAGGAGCTGCGCAATGCCGAGATCGACGAGCGGGAGCTGGCCAGGATCGAGGCCATCATCCACTCGATGACCCGCGAGGAGCGGGCCAACCCTGCGATCATCGACGGCTCCCGCCGCACCCGCATCGCCAACGGGAGCGGCACCAACCCCTCGGACGTCAACCAGCTGCTCAAGCAGTTCAAGGAGATGCAGCGGCTGATGAAGCGGTTCGGGGGGATGGGCACGAAGAAGCAGCGCAAGGGCCGCAAGGGCGGGCGGGTGCCCCTCGAGGTCCCCGGGCGCTAG
- the rpsP gene encoding 30S ribosomal protein S16, giving the protein MAVRLRLMRMGKKRQPTYRVVAADSRSPRDGRFIEIVGTYAPREDPSRIEIDNEKAVGWLRNGAQPTDTVRKLLEISGAWGEYKGGGAPAPAEPASSSS; this is encoded by the coding sequence GTGGCAGTCAGACTCCGCCTGATGCGGATGGGCAAGAAGCGCCAGCCGACCTACCGAGTGGTGGCGGCCGACTCCCGGTCCCCGAGGGACGGCCGGTTCATCGAGATCGTCGGCACCTACGCGCCGCGCGAGGACCCGTCCCGCATCGAGATCGACAACGAGAAGGCGGTCGGCTGGCTGCGCAACGGCGCCCAGCCCACCGACACCGTGCGCAAGCTCCTCGAGATCTCGGGGGCGTGGGGCGAGTACAAGGGCGGCGGCGCGCCGGCGCCGGCCGAGCCCGCGTCGAGCTCGTCGTGA